From a single Solanum dulcamara chromosome 4, daSolDulc1.2, whole genome shotgun sequence genomic region:
- the LOC129885494 gene encoding pentatricopeptide repeat-containing protein At2g15630, mitochondrial, translating into MRSAKLSSLSLRRFSALTLSKSTSPAIPITADVLRESVTSSQWQFIKHVTGELNPTLISATLPHFRSSPDKVLTFIENLSPNCLDISCYCLAISILSRLPSPKQATHLLKQVISSRLASHNEIFDGLMSSRERMEIKSSIVLDLLLRAYCELKKGEDALKCFYLMKQKGILPKVETCNDLLSFFLKLNRTHFAWILYAEMFRMKINSTVCTFNIMINVLCREGKLKKAKEFIEHMRCLGVKPNLVSYNTVIHGYCLRGDIEGANKIFETMTAKGIEPDSYTFNSLVRGMMKEGREKEVSSLFEKMRSFGLIPTAVTYNTLIDSCCSKGDLEKAFFYRDEMVKIGIVPSVATYNLLIHALFLDGRMAETDDLLKDMSEKRVLPDGITYNILINGYCRAGNAKKTFKFYDEMLSRGLQPTIVTYTSLIKVLGKRNRMKEADDLVVEILRKGIFPDLIMFNALIDGHCSNDNVEHAFATLNEMNKMNVQPDEVTYNTLMQGYCREGKVEEACMLLEEMRGRGIKPDHISYNTLISGYSRRGDMDDAFKVRDDMLSAGFNPTLLTYNALIQGLCKKQEGVLAEELLKEMVSKGITPDDSTYLALIEGIGDVDSFLERKDAS; encoded by the coding sequence ATGAGAAGCGCCAAGCTTTCTTCACTCTCACTCCGGCGTTTCTCTGCACTTACTCTATCCAAATCCACTTCTCCTGCCATTCCCATTACTGCAGATGTTCTGCGAGAATCAGTTACTTCTTCTCAGTGGCAATTCATCAAACACGTTACAGGTGAACTAAACCCCACCTTGATTTCAGCCACCCTTCCACACTTTCGTTCATCTCCTGACAAGGTACTCACTTTCATCGAAAATCTCAGTCCCAATTGCTTAGACATTTCCTGTTATTGCCTCGCAATTTCCATACTCTCTCGTCTCCCTTCACCTAAACAAGCCACTCACCTTCTCAAGCAAGTGATCAGTTCTCGTTTGGCTTCGCATAATGAGATTTTTGATGGGCTTATGAGTTCTCGGGAGAGGATGGAGATAAAGAGTTCAATTGTGTTGGATTTGCTTCTAAGGGCGTATTGTGAATTGAAGAAGGGAGAGGATGCGTTGAAGTGCTTTTATTTGATGAAACAGAAGGGAATTTTGCCAAAGGTAGAGACTTGTAATGATTTGTTgagtttttttcttaaattgaaTAGGACCCATTTTGCTTGGATTTTGTATGCCGAGATGTTTAGGATGAAAATTAATTCTACTGTGTGTACGTTTAATATAATGATCAATGTTCTGTGTAGAGAAGGCAAGTTGAAGAAGGCAAAGGAGTTTATTGAACACATGCGGTGTTTAGGGGTTAAGCCAAATTTAGTATCGTATAATACTGTGATTCATGGTTATTGTTTGAGGGGGGATATCGAAGGAGCAAATAAGATTTTTGAGACGATGACAGCAAAAGGAATTGAGCCTGATTCATATACATTCAATTCTCTAGTTAGAGGGATGATGAAAGAGGGGAGGGAAAAGGAGGTCTCTTCCTTGTTTGAGAAAATGAGGTCGTTTGGGTTGATCCCTACAGCTGTGACTTACAACACTCTGATAGATTCATGCTGCAGTAAAGGGGATCTAGAAAAAGCATTTTTTTACAGGGATGAGATGGTTAAGATTGGCATTGTGCCGAGTGTTGCTACCTATAACTTGTTAATCCATGCATTGTTTCTTGATGGTAGAATGGCAGAAACTGATGATTTGCTGAAAGATATGTCGGAGAAGAGAGTACTTCCTGATGGTATTACATATAACATATTGATCAATGGCTATTGCAGGGCGGGAAATGCAAAGAAGACATTTAAGTTCTATGATGAAATGTTGAGTAGGGGTCTTCAACCAACGATTGTCACTTATACTTCACTAATCAAAGTCTTGGGCAAAAGGAATAGAATGAAAGAAGCAGATGATTTGGTTGTTGAAATACTGCGGAAAGGGATATTTCCAGATCTAATTATGTTCAATGCATTGATTGATGGCCATTGTTCCAATGATAACGTTGAGCATGCTTTTGCTACATTGAACGAGATGAACAAAATGAATGTTCAGCCTGATGAAGTTACCTACAATACTCTGATGCAAGGATATTGTAGGGAGGGTAAAGTTGAAGAAGCTTGTATGCTTCTCGAAGAGATGAGGGGAAGAGGAATTAAACCTGATCATATCAGCTATAACACTCTAATCAGTGGGTATAGTAGGAGAGGTGACATGGATGATGCATTCAAAGTTCGTGATGACATGTTAAGTGCAGGGTTTAACCCCACTCTTCTCACTTACAATGCTCTCATACAAGGTTTGTGCAAAAAGCAGGAAGGTGTACTTGCTGAGGAACTTCTCAAAGAAATGGTTAGTAAAGGCATTACTCCTGATGATAGCACTTATCTTGCATTGATTGAAGGGATTGGTGATGTTGATAGTTTCTTGGAGAGAAAAGACGCATCATAA
- the LOC129885497 gene encoding uncharacterized protein LOC129885497, with the protein MTRFSSRNRCSYPLLVCSLVGFLILLHLSYLGSYRATQKGQIQERYEELEEIQIPQPRGSQSSEANMLIDEFLDKSSKLRHIFFPDKRTSIDPRKNTKDDTFYYYPGIIWLDTDGHPIQAHGGGIIYDERSRMYYWYGEYKNGPTYRAPGKNVARVDIIGVGCYSSKDLWTWKNEGIVLAADEHDENHDLHKSKVLERPKVIYNEKTGKYVMWMHIDDSNYTKASVGIAISNSPTGPFRYLYSKRPHGFESRDMTLFKDDDGKAYVIYSSVHNRELHIGLLDQDYVDVTNVMSRVLVGQFREAPTLFKYQGTYYMITSGCSGWAPNEALAHVAESIMGPWETIGNPCIGANKVFRVTTFFAQSTYVLPISPGSFIFMADRWNPDDLGESRYVWLPLTMEEVAGSQRPRVSIFWHKRWKLFKSPV; encoded by the coding sequence ATGACTCGATTCTCCTCAAGAAACAGATGTTCGTACCCTTTACTTGTTTGTAGCTTGGTGGGGTTCTTGATATTGCTTCATTTATCATATTTGGGTAGTTACAGAGCTACTCAAAAAGGGCAGATTCAAGAAAGATATGAAGAGTTGGAGGAGATCCAAATTCCGCAGCCGAGAGGAAGCCAATCCTCAGAAGCCAACATGCTAATTGATGAATTCCTTGATAAGTCTTCTAAACTCAGGCACATTTTCTTTCCTGACAAGAGAACTAGCATAGACCCTAGAAAGAATACTAAAGATGACACCTTTTACTATTACCCTGGGATAATTTGGCTAGATACTGATGGACATCCTATTCAGGCTCATGGGGGTGGAATTATTTATGACGAAAGATCAAGAATGTATTATTGGTATGGCGAGTACAAGAATGGTCCTACTTATCGAGCTCCCGGGAAGAATGTAGCTCGAGTAGACATCATTGGTGTTGGCTGCTACTCTTCTAAGGATTTGTGGACTTGGAAGAATGAGGGTATTGTTTTAGCTGCGGATGAACATGATGAGAATCATGACCTTCACAAGTCTAAAGTATTGGAGAGGCCTAAAGTGATCTACAATGAGAAGACGGGTAAATATGTAATGTGGATGCACATTGATGATTCAAATTATACCAAAGCCTCTGTTGGAATTGCCATAAGTAATTCCCCTACTGGTCCTTTTCGATATCTATATAGTAAAAGGCCTCATGGTTTTGAAAGTAGGGACATGACTTTGTTCAAAGATGATGATGGTAAGGCATATGTCATTTACTCCTCTGTGCACAACAGGGAGCTTCATATTGGTCTTCTTGATCAAGATTATGTAGATGTTACTAATGTTATGTCAAGGGTTCTCGTGGGGCAGTTTAGAGAGGCCCCGACCTTGTTCAAGTACCAAGGAACTTACTACATGATCACATCAGGATGCAGTGGTTGGGCCCCAAATGAGGCACTGGCTCATGTGGCTGAATCAATTATGGGTCCATGGGAGACCATAGGCAACCCATGTATAGGAGCTAACAAAGTTTTTCGAGTCACCACATTCTTTGCTCAGAGCACATATGTGCTCCCCATTTCTCCTGGTTCGTTTATTTTCATGGCAGATCGCTGGAATCCAGATGATTTGGGTGAGTCTAGATATGTATGGCTTCCTTTAACTATGGAGGAAGTAGCGGGAAGTCAACGACCAAGAGTATCTATCTTTTGGCACAAAAGATGGAAGCTCTTTAAAAGTCCAGTATAG
- the LOC129885499 gene encoding uncharacterized protein LOC129885499, whose translation MATMTTFSAATVSSAAIVGTGRNSFQKGTKVKYISGLNSFGGLKANNHVASLGLPMSTEQSFAKIVSSLKTPSSQANGGALSSTCNAALEIFRIASIIPGLVLVGVAVGFVLLRIEATVEESE comes from the coding sequence ATGGCAACAATGACAACATTCTCTGCAGCAACAGTAAGTTCAGCAGCCATTGTAGGCACAGGCAGAAACTCTTTCCAGAAAGGAACCAAAGTGAAGTACATTAGTGGATTGAATTCATTTGGAGGGCTTAAGGCAAATAACCATGTTGCCTCATTAGGTCTCCCTATGTCCACTGAACAATCTTTTGCAAAGATTGTTAGCTCGTTAAAAACCCCATCATCACAAGCCAATGGTGGAGCTTTGTCCTCTACCTGCAATGCTGCTCTTGAGATTTTCAGGATTGCTTCCATTATTCCTGGCTTGGTTCTTGTTGGAGTTGCTGTTGGATTCGTCCTCCTCCGAATTGAAGCTACTGTAGAGGAATCTGAATGA
- the LOC129885496 gene encoding B3 domain-containing protein At4g34400-like isoform X1: MGESVGRGRYDCCKRGQPSASESSRAIRAAKMFMPENPHFLHILEKYKIVRHHILKIPTSYTNYKNGKIPRNVSLRDRFGNIWPIGVTKAEREFYFQYGWEKFIEDNTLEDGDIFVFYYDGNGTFDLKILGIRTRCEKKGVGGLKLVVEEEEKNEHQKSVEPKGKKLASNSSSSSSFDDSDDDYMVEEEENKGYEVVVVEEEDERYEVVVEEAEEDDEVEENERADTFKKKAPHSKASVKIDKAPRSKRRRVEETKEGEYEDEEEEEEQNERAGTLKQKVSCSKAGYKRTAARKVWDRHDQFGAEIFKSGRATQPKNPYFIAKIQAKGRDQLYVPIDVVKDFNLELPSSMTVRDSTGREFETKLENWKDGRIWLIGGWHSLCRRNFVEKDVRCICEFVKGKGQKDLYLEVQILHEGSVSNPNKKHMEEEEEDDDDDDDEEEETEEEEEEQEENLRTDTFKKKAPHSKARCKRDTGRKVRDIPDQYGADIFKSGRATQPKNPYFVAKIQAKRRDQLYIPIDVVRDYKLELPSRMTIRDSAGREFETKRKNWKDGRIWLIGGWRSICRWNLVEKDDRCICEFVRGKGENDIYLQVQVLHEGSISK; encoded by the exons ATGGGAGAATCTGTAGGGCGTGGAAGGTATGATTGTTGCAAAAGAGGACAACCGAGTGCTTCAGAATCGAGCAGGGCCATTAGAGCTGCCAAAATGTTCATGCCAGAAAATCCTCACTTTTTGCACATCCTTGAAAAATATAAGATTGTACGGCACCATATTCTG AAAATCCCCACAAGTTATACCAATTACAAGAATGGAAAGATACCTAGGAATGTTTCTCTTCGGGATCGGTTTGGCAATATATGGCCTATTGGAGTGACCAAAGCAGAAAGAGAGTTTTATTTTCAATACGGATGGGAGAAATTCATTGAGGACAACACTTTAGAGGATGGAgacatttttgtattttattatgACGGAAATGGAACATTTGACTTAAAAATACTTGGAATAAGAACTAGATGTGAAAAGAAAGGGGTTGGAGGTTTGAAATTGGTTGTGgaggaggaagaaaaaaatgaacatCAAAAGAGTGTAGagccaaaaggaaaaaaattggcTAGTAATAGCAGCAGTAGTTCTTCTTTTGATGATAGTGATGACGATTACATggtagaagaagaagagaacaaGGGATACGAAGTTGTAGTAGTAGAAGAAGAGGACGAGAGATACGAAGTCGTAGTagaagaagctgaagaagatgatgaagtGGAAGAGAATGAAAGGGCTGACACATTTAAGAAAAAGGCACCACATTCAAAAG CCTCAGTGAAGATAGATAAGGCACCACGTTCAAAACGTAGACGCGTGGAAGAAACTAAGGAGGGGGAATATGAAGacgaggaggaagaggaagaacagAATGAAAGGGCTGGCACACTTAAGCAAAAGGTGTCATGTTCAAAAG CTGGATATAAAAGAACCGCTGCTCGCAAGGTGTGGGATCGCCATGACCAATTTGGGGCAGAAATATTCAAAAGTGGACGTGCAACTCAGCCAAAAAATCCTTACTTCATAGCGAAAATACAAGCAAAAGGGAGAGATCAACTA TACGTTCCAATTGATGTGGTGAAAGACTTCAATCTTGAACTCCCTTCAAGTATGACCGTTCGCGACTCTACTGGCAGAGAATTTGAGACAAAACTCGAGAATTGGAAGGATGGTAGAATATGGCTTATCGGAGGATGGCACAGTTTATGTAGGCGGAACTTTGTGGAGAAAGATGTCAGgtgtatttgtgaatttgtgaaAGGAAAAGGCCAAAAAGACCTTTACTTGGAAGTTCAAATTCTCCATGAAGGATCAGTTTCCAATCCCAACAAGAA ACATatggaagaggaagaagaagatgatgatgatgatgatgatgaagaggaagaaactgaggaggaggaggaggagcaaGAGGAGAATCTAAGGACCGACACGTTTAAGAAAAAAGCTCCACATTCAAAAG CTAGATGCAAAAGAGACACTGGTCGCAAAGTGAGGGATATCCCTGACCAATATGGTGCAGATATATTCAAAAGTGGACGCGCAACTCAGCCAAAAAATCCTTACTTTGTAGCGAAAATACAAGCAAAAAGGAGAGATCAACTG TACATTCCAATTGATGTGGTGAGAGACTACAAACTTGAACTCCCTTCAAGAATGACCATTCGCGATTCTGCTGGCAGAGAATTTGAGACAAAACGCAAGAACTGGAAGGACGGTAGAATATGGCTAATTGGCGGATGGCGCAGTATATGTCGGTGGAACCTTGTGGAAAAAGATGACAGGTgcatttgtgaatttgtgagaGGAAAAGGCGAAAATGACATTTACTTGCAggttcaagttctccatgaaggaTCAATTTCCAAATAG
- the LOC129885496 gene encoding B3 domain-containing protein At5g60140-like isoform X2, translated as MEKSFFKVFNPKTSAKQMKIPTSYTNYKNGKIPRNVSLRDRFGNIWPIGVTKAEREFYFQYGWEKFIEDNTLEDGDIFVFYYDGNGTFDLKILGIRTRCEKKGVGGLKLVVEEEEKNEHQKSVEPKGKKLASNSSSSSSFDDSDDDYMVEEEENKGYEVVVVEEEDERYEVVVEEAEEDDEVEENERADTFKKKAPHSKASVKIDKAPRSKRRRVEETKEGEYEDEEEEEEQNERAGTLKQKVSCSKAGYKRTAARKVWDRHDQFGAEIFKSGRATQPKNPYFIAKIQAKGRDQLYVPIDVVKDFNLELPSSMTVRDSTGREFETKLENWKDGRIWLIGGWHSLCRRNFVEKDVRCICEFVKGKGQKDLYLEVQILHEGSVSNPNKKHMEEEEEDDDDDDDEEEETEEEEEEQEENLRTDTFKKKAPHSKARCKRDTGRKVRDIPDQYGADIFKSGRATQPKNPYFVAKIQAKRRDQLYIPIDVVRDYKLELPSRMTIRDSAGREFETKRKNWKDGRIWLIGGWRSICRWNLVEKDDRCICEFVRGKGENDIYLQVQVLHEGSISK; from the exons ATGGAAAAGAGCTTCTTTAAGGTTTTCAACCCTAAAACCAGTGCAAAACAGATG AAAATCCCCACAAGTTATACCAATTACAAGAATGGAAAGATACCTAGGAATGTTTCTCTTCGGGATCGGTTTGGCAATATATGGCCTATTGGAGTGACCAAAGCAGAAAGAGAGTTTTATTTTCAATACGGATGGGAGAAATTCATTGAGGACAACACTTTAGAGGATGGAgacatttttgtattttattatgACGGAAATGGAACATTTGACTTAAAAATACTTGGAATAAGAACTAGATGTGAAAAGAAAGGGGTTGGAGGTTTGAAATTGGTTGTGgaggaggaagaaaaaaatgaacatCAAAAGAGTGTAGagccaaaaggaaaaaaattggcTAGTAATAGCAGCAGTAGTTCTTCTTTTGATGATAGTGATGACGATTACATggtagaagaagaagagaacaaGGGATACGAAGTTGTAGTAGTAGAAGAAGAGGACGAGAGATACGAAGTCGTAGTagaagaagctgaagaagatgatgaagtGGAAGAGAATGAAAGGGCTGACACATTTAAGAAAAAGGCACCACATTCAAAAG CCTCAGTGAAGATAGATAAGGCACCACGTTCAAAACGTAGACGCGTGGAAGAAACTAAGGAGGGGGAATATGAAGacgaggaggaagaggaagaacagAATGAAAGGGCTGGCACACTTAAGCAAAAGGTGTCATGTTCAAAAG CTGGATATAAAAGAACCGCTGCTCGCAAGGTGTGGGATCGCCATGACCAATTTGGGGCAGAAATATTCAAAAGTGGACGTGCAACTCAGCCAAAAAATCCTTACTTCATAGCGAAAATACAAGCAAAAGGGAGAGATCAACTA TACGTTCCAATTGATGTGGTGAAAGACTTCAATCTTGAACTCCCTTCAAGTATGACCGTTCGCGACTCTACTGGCAGAGAATTTGAGACAAAACTCGAGAATTGGAAGGATGGTAGAATATGGCTTATCGGAGGATGGCACAGTTTATGTAGGCGGAACTTTGTGGAGAAAGATGTCAGgtgtatttgtgaatttgtgaaAGGAAAAGGCCAAAAAGACCTTTACTTGGAAGTTCAAATTCTCCATGAAGGATCAGTTTCCAATCCCAACAAGAA ACATatggaagaggaagaagaagatgatgatgatgatgatgatgaagaggaagaaactgaggaggaggaggaggagcaaGAGGAGAATCTAAGGACCGACACGTTTAAGAAAAAAGCTCCACATTCAAAAG CTAGATGCAAAAGAGACACTGGTCGCAAAGTGAGGGATATCCCTGACCAATATGGTGCAGATATATTCAAAAGTGGACGCGCAACTCAGCCAAAAAATCCTTACTTTGTAGCGAAAATACAAGCAAAAAGGAGAGATCAACTG TACATTCCAATTGATGTGGTGAGAGACTACAAACTTGAACTCCCTTCAAGAATGACCATTCGCGATTCTGCTGGCAGAGAATTTGAGACAAAACGCAAGAACTGGAAGGACGGTAGAATATGGCTAATTGGCGGATGGCGCAGTATATGTCGGTGGAACCTTGTGGAAAAAGATGACAGGTgcatttgtgaatttgtgagaGGAAAAGGCGAAAATGACATTTACTTGCAggttcaagttctccatgaaggaTCAATTTCCAAATAG